One genomic region from Diachasmimorpha longicaudata isolate KC_UGA_2023 chromosome 18, iyDiaLong2, whole genome shotgun sequence encodes:
- the LOC135170753 gene encoding knirps-related protein-like isoform X2 produces the protein MSKSGSRYGRRSNWFKIHCLLQEQQQQQQNQLTAQRHQTNNPMSSSMGLHTTPRSKEDSIMLGLDDYKNSTSPSISSPESHNSDSSVEVSERRAAYGLHPGFRPLHPHLPPSDLSALGKEMMGLPLGFHLGGMSLIPPTFLPPPSLAMFSPYHLYAPAHSSLIPNHPSSVRSPIGSSNTTTIGSVDDCGNNNNDRYTHNNNTSKGNEPNIPETCHKRFYLDAVLKSQRTSSSHSSASHKSRSADPSPRTSPDRELPQDNPIDLSMKTNVTTASDESDEDIDMEDSDCDSPPLKRRPIDLTTRS, from the coding sequence AATTGGTTTAAGATCCACTGCCTTCTCCAGGAgcagcagcaacagcagcagaaTCAGCTGACAGCCCAGAGACATCAGACAAACAATCCTATGAGTTCGTCCATGGGATTGCACACGACACCGAGAAGTAAGGAAGACTCCATCATGCTGGGACTGGATGATTACAAGAACTCTACATCTCCCTCGATCAGTTCCCCAGAGTCGCATAACAGCGACAGTTCGGTGGAGGTGTCCGAGAGGCGAGCAGCTTATGGTCTGCATCCAGGATTCAGGCCACTCCATCCACACTTGCCACCGTCCGATCTGTCAGCACTTGGAAAGGAGATGATGGGCCTTCCTCTGGGCTTTCATCTTGGTGGTATGTCACTGATCCCCCCGACCTTCCTGCCACCACCGAGCCTAGCCATGTTCTCGCCCTATCATCTGTATGCACCAGCTCATTCAAGCCTCATTCCAAATCATCCGTCATCAGTTAGGTCGCCCATCGGCAGCAGCAACACCACGACTATTGGATCAGTCGATGATTGTGGAAATAACAACAATGATCGGTATACACATAATAACAACACATCGAAGGGGAATGAGCCGAACATTCCAGAGACGTGTCACAAGAGGTTCTACCTGGACGCGGTACTGAAGAGCCAGAGGACGTCATCAAGTCACTCGTCAGCGTCTCATAAGTCAAGATCAGCTGACCCATCACCGCGAACAAGTCCGGATAGAGAACTACCCCAGGACAATCCCATTGATCTCTCCATGAAGACCAACGTGACGACAGCTAGTGATGAATCAGACGAGGACATCGATATGGAGGACAGCGATTGTGACAGTCCACCACTCAAGAGACGACCTATTGATCTTACGACGAGATCGTAA